One genomic window of Salvia miltiorrhiza cultivar Shanhuang (shh) chromosome 4, IMPLAD_Smil_shh, whole genome shotgun sequence includes the following:
- the LOC131023686 gene encoding uncharacterized protein LOC131023686 isoform X1 yields the protein MPVAMAVAVAASSPFLGHTLRKTLCRRCAPNSDVGFSIKAIFWGPRKSVEPTKQELSLGDFSLPELRVEGDRSNVDKDRKLSVRVVSSISEILPHEWDACSVDAAGPEKFNPFLTHGFLSSLEETGCAVKETGWVPQHIVAQDDSDNVLGVIPLYLKSHSYGEYVFDHSWADAYYSYGSRYYPKLQCCVPFTPVTGPRILVRNTSYRDQVFDILVSALVALTIKFQVSSLHITFPSADEVGKLKEKGFLQRVGMQYHWKNHNYKSFDDFLMDMKQSKRKTIRQERKKISVQNLTMKRLRGDEIKAKHWDTFYKFYRNTTDNKWGSAYLTRDFFHNMASKLGDGVLLVTAEEGDELVAGALNLIGGDTLYGRLWGCLPRAYYPNLHFEACYYQAIEAAIELNLDKVEAGAQGEHKIQRGYMPVTTYSCHYILDEGFRKSISDFLIREQAQVISCRTEHFQFSICLCLFATNA from the exons ATGCCAGTTGCCATGGCTGTCGCCGTGGCTGCTTCTTCTCCATTTCTGGGCCACACCCTC AGGAAAACTTTATGTAGAAGGTGTGCCCCAAATTCAGATGTTGGGTTTAGCATAAAAGCCATATTTTGGGGACCAAGGAAGTCTGTTGAGCCCACCAAACAAGAGCTATCCCTTGGAGACTTCAGTTTGCCAGAATTAAGGGTGGAG GGAGATAGAAGTAATGTTGACAAGGACAGAAAGCTATCAGTTCGAGTGGTTTCATCCATCTCAGAGATTTTACCACATGAGTGGGATGCTTGCAGTGTTGATGCTGCAGGCCCAGAAAAATTTAATCCATTTCTTACCCATGGTTTTCTTTCGAGCCTAGAGGAGACAGGCTGTGCAGTGAAG GAAACGGGATGGGTTCCCCAGCATATTGTTGCACAGGATGACTCTGATAATGTACTTGGGGTCATTCCTCTGTATCTTAAAag CCATTCTTACGGTGAGTATGTCTTCGACCATTCATGGGCAGATGCCTATTACAGTTATGGATCAAGATATTATCCGAAGCTGCAATGTTGTGTGCCTTTCACTCCTGTTACTGGCCCAAGGATCTTAGTTCGTAACACAAGTTATAGGGATCAGGTTTTTGATATTTTAGTCTCTGCATTGGTGGCGCTGACAATTAAG TTTCAGGTTTCATCACTACACATAACTTTCCCCTCTGCAGATGAGGTGGGGAAGTTAAAGGAGAAGGGTTTTCTGCAGAGAGTCGGAATGCAGTATCACtggaaaaatcataattataaaaG TTTTGATGACTTTTTGATGGACATGAAGCAAAGTAAAAGGAAAACTATTCGTCAAGAGCGGAAGAAG ATTTCTGTCCAGAATTTGACCATGAAACGCCTACGAGGAGATGAGATTAAG GCTAAACACTGGGATACATTCTATAAGTTTTACAGGAACACCACAGACAATAA GTGGGGAAGTGCATATCTAACAAGAGATTTCTTCCACAATATGGCTTCAAAGCTGGGTGACGGGGTGTTACTTGTTACTGCAGAAGAAGGGGATGAACTCGTTGCTGGAGCTCTTAATCTTATTGGAGGAGACACATTATATGGACGCCTATGGGGATGCCTTCCTCGAGCATACTACCCAAATCTACATTTTGAAGCCTGCTATTATCAG GCCATAGAAGCAGCGATTGAACTTAATCTTGACAAGGTAGAGGCGGGAGCCCAAGGTGAGCACAAGATTCAGAGAGGTTATATGCCAGTCACGACCTACAGCTGTCACTATATCTTGGATGAGGGCTTCAGGAAATCGATTTCGGATTTCTTGATACGAGAACAAGCTCAGGTAATTTCTTGTAGAACCGAACATTTTCAATTCTCCatttgtttgtgtttgtttgcaACAAACGCATAG
- the LOC131023686 gene encoding uncharacterized protein LOC131023686 isoform X3, whose protein sequence is MPVAMAVAVAASSPFLGHTLRKTLCRRCAPNSDVGFSIKAIFWGPRKSVEPTKQELSLGDFSLPELRVEGDRSNVDKDRKLSVRVVSSISEILPHEWDACSVDAAGPEKFNPFLTHGFLSSLEETGCAVKETGWVPQHIVAQDDSDNVLGVIPLYLKSHSYGEYVFDHSWADAYYSYGSRYYPKLQCCVPFTPVTGPRILVRNTSYRDQVFDILVSALVALTIKFQVSSLHITFPSADEVGKLKEKGFLQRVGMQYHWKNHNYKSFDDFLMDMKQSKRKTIRQERKKISVQNLTMKRLRGDEIKAKHWDTFYKFYRNTTDNKWGSAYLTRDFFHNMASKLGDGVLLVTAEEGDELVAGALNLIGGDTLYGRLWGCLPRAYYPNLHFEACYYQAIEAAIELNLDKVEAGAQGEHKIQRGYMPVTTYSCHYILDEGFRKSISDFLIREQAQLEYVMKVLHESGPFKNTVA, encoded by the exons ATGCCAGTTGCCATGGCTGTCGCCGTGGCTGCTTCTTCTCCATTTCTGGGCCACACCCTC AGGAAAACTTTATGTAGAAGGTGTGCCCCAAATTCAGATGTTGGGTTTAGCATAAAAGCCATATTTTGGGGACCAAGGAAGTCTGTTGAGCCCACCAAACAAGAGCTATCCCTTGGAGACTTCAGTTTGCCAGAATTAAGGGTGGAG GGAGATAGAAGTAATGTTGACAAGGACAGAAAGCTATCAGTTCGAGTGGTTTCATCCATCTCAGAGATTTTACCACATGAGTGGGATGCTTGCAGTGTTGATGCTGCAGGCCCAGAAAAATTTAATCCATTTCTTACCCATGGTTTTCTTTCGAGCCTAGAGGAGACAGGCTGTGCAGTGAAG GAAACGGGATGGGTTCCCCAGCATATTGTTGCACAGGATGACTCTGATAATGTACTTGGGGTCATTCCTCTGTATCTTAAAag CCATTCTTACGGTGAGTATGTCTTCGACCATTCATGGGCAGATGCCTATTACAGTTATGGATCAAGATATTATCCGAAGCTGCAATGTTGTGTGCCTTTCACTCCTGTTACTGGCCCAAGGATCTTAGTTCGTAACACAAGTTATAGGGATCAGGTTTTTGATATTTTAGTCTCTGCATTGGTGGCGCTGACAATTAAG TTTCAGGTTTCATCACTACACATAACTTTCCCCTCTGCAGATGAGGTGGGGAAGTTAAAGGAGAAGGGTTTTCTGCAGAGAGTCGGAATGCAGTATCACtggaaaaatcataattataaaaG TTTTGATGACTTTTTGATGGACATGAAGCAAAGTAAAAGGAAAACTATTCGTCAAGAGCGGAAGAAG ATTTCTGTCCAGAATTTGACCATGAAACGCCTACGAGGAGATGAGATTAAG GCTAAACACTGGGATACATTCTATAAGTTTTACAGGAACACCACAGACAATAA GTGGGGAAGTGCATATCTAACAAGAGATTTCTTCCACAATATGGCTTCAAAGCTGGGTGACGGGGTGTTACTTGTTACTGCAGAAGAAGGGGATGAACTCGTTGCTGGAGCTCTTAATCTTATTGGAGGAGACACATTATATGGACGCCTATGGGGATGCCTTCCTCGAGCATACTACCCAAATCTACATTTTGAAGCCTGCTATTATCAG GCCATAGAAGCAGCGATTGAACTTAATCTTGACAAGGTAGAGGCGGGAGCCCAAGGTGAGCACAAGATTCAGAGAGGTTATATGCCAGTCACGACCTACAGCTGTCACTATATCTTGGATGAGGGCTTCAGGAAATCGATTTCGGATTTCTTGATACGAGAACAAGCTCAG CTTGAATATGTTATGAAAGTGTTGCATGAATCTGGGCCGTTTAAGAATACCGTCGCTTGA
- the LOC131023686 gene encoding uncharacterized protein LOC131023686 isoform X2 has translation MPVAMAVAVAASSPFLGHTLRKTLCRRCAPNSDVGFSIKAIFWGPRKSVEPTKQELSLGDFSLPELRGDRSNVDKDRKLSVRVVSSISEILPHEWDACSVDAAGPEKFNPFLTHGFLSSLEETGCAVKETGWVPQHIVAQDDSDNVLGVIPLYLKSHSYGEYVFDHSWADAYYSYGSRYYPKLQCCVPFTPVTGPRILVRNTSYRDQVFDILVSALVALTIKFQVSSLHITFPSADEVGKLKEKGFLQRVGMQYHWKNHNYKSFDDFLMDMKQSKRKTIRQERKKISVQNLTMKRLRGDEIKAKHWDTFYKFYRNTTDNKWGSAYLTRDFFHNMASKLGDGVLLVTAEEGDELVAGALNLIGGDTLYGRLWGCLPRAYYPNLHFEACYYQAIEAAIELNLDKVEAGAQGEHKIQRGYMPVTTYSCHYILDEGFRKSISDFLIREQAQVISCRTEHFQFSICLCLFATNA, from the exons ATGCCAGTTGCCATGGCTGTCGCCGTGGCTGCTTCTTCTCCATTTCTGGGCCACACCCTC AGGAAAACTTTATGTAGAAGGTGTGCCCCAAATTCAGATGTTGGGTTTAGCATAAAAGCCATATTTTGGGGACCAAGGAAGTCTGTTGAGCCCACCAAACAAGAGCTATCCCTTGGAGACTTCAGTTTGCCAGAATTAAGG GGAGATAGAAGTAATGTTGACAAGGACAGAAAGCTATCAGTTCGAGTGGTTTCATCCATCTCAGAGATTTTACCACATGAGTGGGATGCTTGCAGTGTTGATGCTGCAGGCCCAGAAAAATTTAATCCATTTCTTACCCATGGTTTTCTTTCGAGCCTAGAGGAGACAGGCTGTGCAGTGAAG GAAACGGGATGGGTTCCCCAGCATATTGTTGCACAGGATGACTCTGATAATGTACTTGGGGTCATTCCTCTGTATCTTAAAag CCATTCTTACGGTGAGTATGTCTTCGACCATTCATGGGCAGATGCCTATTACAGTTATGGATCAAGATATTATCCGAAGCTGCAATGTTGTGTGCCTTTCACTCCTGTTACTGGCCCAAGGATCTTAGTTCGTAACACAAGTTATAGGGATCAGGTTTTTGATATTTTAGTCTCTGCATTGGTGGCGCTGACAATTAAG TTTCAGGTTTCATCACTACACATAACTTTCCCCTCTGCAGATGAGGTGGGGAAGTTAAAGGAGAAGGGTTTTCTGCAGAGAGTCGGAATGCAGTATCACtggaaaaatcataattataaaaG TTTTGATGACTTTTTGATGGACATGAAGCAAAGTAAAAGGAAAACTATTCGTCAAGAGCGGAAGAAG ATTTCTGTCCAGAATTTGACCATGAAACGCCTACGAGGAGATGAGATTAAG GCTAAACACTGGGATACATTCTATAAGTTTTACAGGAACACCACAGACAATAA GTGGGGAAGTGCATATCTAACAAGAGATTTCTTCCACAATATGGCTTCAAAGCTGGGTGACGGGGTGTTACTTGTTACTGCAGAAGAAGGGGATGAACTCGTTGCTGGAGCTCTTAATCTTATTGGAGGAGACACATTATATGGACGCCTATGGGGATGCCTTCCTCGAGCATACTACCCAAATCTACATTTTGAAGCCTGCTATTATCAG GCCATAGAAGCAGCGATTGAACTTAATCTTGACAAGGTAGAGGCGGGAGCCCAAGGTGAGCACAAGATTCAGAGAGGTTATATGCCAGTCACGACCTACAGCTGTCACTATATCTTGGATGAGGGCTTCAGGAAATCGATTTCGGATTTCTTGATACGAGAACAAGCTCAGGTAATTTCTTGTAGAACCGAACATTTTCAATTCTCCatttgtttgtgtttgtttgcaACAAACGCATAG